Genomic DNA from Triticum dicoccoides isolate Atlit2015 ecotype Zavitan chromosome 4B, WEW_v2.0, whole genome shotgun sequence:
ATAATTAAATATCTGAATCACAGTGATGTTTGAATAATATTTTCACAGGGTAACTATCACGATGCTTGAAACTTGGCTTGTTCAATGCCTTTACTGGGCTCATCTCAACTCCTACATTTTAAATTTTGTCACCAGAAAGTTCTGAGCAAATATTGGAACTGATCCTTGTAGTTTGATTTTATTTATAGTACGGATATATGAAAACTATTGTGGAAACTGTAAATGCTTATAGTTTTGCTCCACTACGATGCATTTTGAAGTATAGGATGGACATAGGGAAACTCTTTTGGAAACTGTAAATGCTTATAATTTTGCTCCACTACGATGCATTTTGTAGTATGGACATATGGAAACTCTTTTGGAAACTGTTAATTCTTGATGCATTTTGAAGTATCATCGGTTTCATACGCATGCTTGACCAGAGTGCAAAAATGGGACCTGCTGTTAAACATAATACGTAAGAGATTCATGCATTAAATATTTGGATTATTGTTGATTGCCAGCACTGTTTTACCTTGTAGAATCCAACAGTTAGGCAATCATGTGGATCCTGGCACCCCTACCGGGAGAAAATCACCAGAGATTACTACAACTAGTCCACTCGTGAACGGAGAAAAGAGTAAACTCTGGGATCAGATTGGAGGACAAGGTGCACTTGCAAGTCCCATGAGGAGAGAGATTGGGAACAGGCATGTAAGCTTCTCTTGATCTATGTGTTATTTTGCAGGCATTTATGGATCTCATTGTCGCCTCCTCAAATGAAAATATCAAGGAAGCATTTATGGCCTGAGCTAACACAATGCACTGTGCTTTTGTCTCATATTTTGTCCAGATCTTTGATGAGGTCCTTCTCTGTTGACGACGTTGACTTGGAAGACGTTGAGGCCTCAAAAGAAAGAGATAGGCCCTCACACTTCCTCAGGCTCCCAAACATTCAGAATCAATCTCTTCTATCTGGTCTTGCTTACTGCATAGCATCCTGCAGCATGATTTTAGTTAACAAGTTTGTTTTGTCTGGCTATGGTTTTAATGCTGGAATATTTCTGATGCTTTACCAGGTATATTGCTATGGCTGGCCATATACTTCTTATGCAATCTTGTGTTCCTTCTCATGGATATCCTGCGTGGGTAAcactgatagtattttcttcatcaTGTTAAACTGCAGAACATTGTATCGGTGACCATAGTTTCCGCACTGTCCATCTCTGGTGTTATCCCAACTGAACCATTAACATGGAGGTTAATCAAAGTTTGGTTGCCTGTGAACATCATATTTGTCGGAATGCTAATTACAAGCATGTTTAGGTAAATATCAATTTTCAAATCATTTTGATCTGAGGAATGTTTCGTGTGCAGTTTATGCTGGTCTATACTTATATCCTTTTGATGTCGGGGCATCTTTTATTGAATTTAAGCAATTATTTAATGTTTTTATTATATAGTCCTCCGTTTCGTAAAGTATGAATACTGCTCTCTATTCATTTGCCCCCACTCTCAGAGCCATGCATAAAGGAACACACGTGGCGTATAATGACACGATAACTCCAAGAATCCAAACGCTCCGTTAATTGATAGCTTGTTCCTCCTTTAATCAGCATTGATGCTTAATAATGTTTGATAGCTTATAAATTTCATTTAAGGGTAAATTTTTGTTCTGCTGAGGCTCTTTCTCTGATCATGTTCAGTTAGTTAGTTCAGACTATGCAAACCTGAATAAATTTCTAAGTTTTCTGAACATTATGAGTTGAACATTTCCATATGAGCTGTGAAGAAATTGTTCCTCAACTTGTAATAAGGAAATTTCAGATTGAAATTTCTGATAAGTCGTGCACATTTTAACATTTTCTGTACCTTTCAGTTTGAAGTACATCAATGTTGCGATGTTGACTATATTGAAGAATGTCGCCAATGTTCTTACTGCTTCTGGTGAAACCTACTTCTTTAAGAAGCAGCATGATAGACAAGTTTGGATTTCTCTAATGTTGATGGTATGTCATGAAGTTATGAATGTCTGAGCAGGATTTGAATGCTTAAGGCggcttattttcttttctgttactGAATAATAGCATGTAGTCAATTCATTACTGTATATCTAATATAGGTGTTCATGAAACATGACTTAAATTAACACACTATTGGCCCCTTAAAGACCTGACTAAGCTCTCTTTTTCTGTAGATAATCTCAGCCATTGCAGGAGGAGTAACAGATCTGTCATTTCATGCAGTCGGCTATACATGGCAGATCTTAAACTGTTTTTTAACAGCATCATATTCGGTATTGTTCTTCTCATTGCCACTGAAAATTTACAATATGCAGCCATCTTAAACTGTTACTCTTCCCAAATGTTTTAGATTCTTACAATCAGTTCCTATCTCTTCAGTTGTGAGGTACCTCTATATAAATCTTAACAAACGAATTATTTGCTTCCAGCTTacattgaggcatgtaatggacagtgcgaaggaagccaccaggtccggGAATTTGAATgagctttcaatggttttactgaaTAATGTTCTTTCACTGCCATTGGGAGTTATCCTCGTGCTTGGTTTTAATGAAGTGGAGTACCTGTTGGAAACGTAAGCTTCACTCGTTCACTTGTTCTAGCATGAACCTAATAACTAAATGCAAACTGTGGAGCCTCCACCTCTGTAACAAAAACTATTTATCTTGAAAGTTCCTTTCATATCCTTGATGGCATTCCAACTCAGTTCCTATGGCACACCAACCTCAAATAATGCAGCCTAAAGAACCTGTTACGGCCATGGCACCTGAATCTTGACAGGGAAGTGGTGTATAGGGTCAAATTTGTTATCTGCCCGTTAAAAAACCATTACTCAGGCTCCTACCAAGATACAACTATTGCATCCCTAAAAAAAGATACAACTATTGCAGCTAGCACATCTGACGGAACAATTAGTTATATAATTGCAAATGCTACTTGTGTCTTATGGAAAGTGAATTTGCAGGCCTCTCCTGAGGATGCCTACGTTTTGGCTAGTCATCACTGCTAGCGGGGTTTTGGGGCTCGCTATCAGCTTCACTTCGATGTGGTTTCTTCGTCAGACGAGCGCAACAACATATAGGTACCAGATGAATCTGATCAGCCTCTCTAAAATCGTCGCGCTTTACTCTCCTTGATCTTCTAATGCCAACATTGCCTCCCTGTTGTGTTGCAGCCTTGTGGGCTCCCTCAACAAGATCCCTCTCTCCATTGCCGGAATCCTGCTCTTCAAAGTCCGCACGAGCATGGAGAACTCCATAAGCATCATGTTTGGTATGTTTCGTCTATGACCAGGGCAAAGAAATTATTGCCTTATGGCTGCCGACATGTACCGCATTTCACTAACAAAGAAACCATATACGCCTTTCACTCTGCAGGGCTATTAGCAGGAGTGTTTTTCGCCAGGGCGAAGTTGCGCGAAAACTCCCAGTCATAGCTGCTGCTTGTAGATCCTACAGAGGGCAAGGCAAAGCAGGCCGCTCCTCGAATCAGACCTCTGGGAAACTTGTGCAGGTGTGAGGTTGTTTCCCAGTTGGCCTGGTGCTTCGTTTTGTTTTTTTATCTCGAAGCCGTCCTGGGGCTGTGGGTGGGTGGTGGCATATATACGTCCTCTGTAAGACACATGGTTAGATACTGCTGAAATCCCAGGCAGTTGGGGGTATAGAAGATGGTTGGGTAAATACATACAGGTAGTAATTCATTGTTGGGTTGGAGGTTTCTCCTCTGAAACCAACTCAGCTGGGCAGATGAGATCGCTGCTGTATATTCTCTTCTCTTATCTCTTATCCTGGAGACACGGTTTCTGTTCTACCGGCTGCTCTGAAAAACTTGGCCATGGGATGGATGGATATTCGTCCGAGAAAGGTCTTTCTGGGACGGTTTCTCTCTACTGCATTCACCTCACTCAAGCAACACGCGTGTTGTGCCCTAGCTTGCCTGCTGCTGTGGCTGTGGCCGTGGCCTGGCCTGGTCTGGTCTCTCTCTTGCTGTTAAGCTGTGTCCTTACGCTTTGTCATGAGTAATAAATATTTACTGTGGCCGCTCTCCCTGTGTAAAAAAAATGAAGAGGCAGAGTAAATGAGGCTGAGGAGACGGACGCTTGAATGCCCTTGGACACGAGACATGACTTGTCACTCAGTACAGCCGAGAGGAGGAGGACTCGCGCACTGCGCACACACATTCACTCACTGGAGCAAGTAGTATTGAATGTTGGCTCGGCACTGTCCTTTTCTCGCACTCAGGTTGGTAGGCAGGATTTCGCATATCTGCACGTGACAGGCTCTTGGTTGAATGCAGTTGCCAGTACTACTCTACTCAAGGCTTGAGTTAGTAACCTTTGCTCAAGGCTCGAGTTAGCCATGCATGCATGCGCAGGCTATAGAGGCGGAACTTGAGGGGGCGGGGGCTTCTCTGACTGAACTTGAAATTCTGTAAAACTAATAGTAGATCATCAATGGGTAAAAACGACCTCCAGTTCATTCCCTAACCGGGAGAAGAAGAGAGAAATCACACGTTCAAAACACATATGCTGTTGGCTGACGCGAGTGGGCAGTACAAATCTTGTGATGGAATTGGAGCCTGTGTGCAAGGAGATGGTGGCGAATCCCTGGGCCTGGAGGACAATGTCCTGGAAGCGAATCACATGCTTTGCTTACGGGCACAAGTTCTTCAGAGGAAAAGACAAGGCTACAGCAATGATGAGCGTAGCTCCAAGGGCTCCAAAAAAGCTTTTGTCTCGCTGTTTGGCCCCCCCTTTTCAGAGCCTTTATCATCTCCAAACAAAAAAAACGACACGTACCATTTTTCTTGCATTATTATTACATAAAAACTCGGTTTTCATTTTGGCCAAGCACTATTGTGTTGGCAGGAGCTCATCCATCAAAACGACAATGCAAAATGATATCACTCCCTTAATTACACCACAAAGTTTATACAATATACTTATACTACTCAGCAGGAACTACTTAACATCACACCTTAGCTAGCTCCTTGGATTAATTAGTGCAACACCGGCTCCAAACTACTGGTAGTAGTATGTGGTGGATCGTTCAGCATCATCATCATAAACTCTATGCCTAAACTGACCAAAACTTCTCCCAACAGCTACACCTTGCACCTGCGGCTTCTCCCAACAACTTACAGTAGCCATGTGATGGGATGGATCAAAGATGCTGGAAGCTCATCAAACATCTTCTTCAGGAGAAAACAGCTAGCTGCCTCGGTCGATCACGGGTTGAGGATCGGCCTCCTGTCGGCGCACCGGCACTTCCAGTTGAGCGGCTTGTAGTTGGTGGagccctcgtcgtcgtcgccgccgaagGCCCCGGACAGGCGGAAGTGGCTCCCCCCCTTGTCCCGCGGCGCCACCGGCACCTGCACCGCCTCGCACCGGCCGCACAGGGCGCACCTCCCCTCGCACCGCGGCGGCCTCGACCCGATCCTCACCGCCGACATCGCCTCCGCGCCCTCCACCACCTTTGAAGCTGGCTCCTTGAGCTGGTAATGCATCGGCCCTCTACCTGCAAGAAAGCGATGGCAACAAAATGCATCAGCTAGAGGCAGGGGGAGTGAGGAAGATGCGGCGGTGTGGAGTAGTAGAGACAGTAAGAAGATCTTGGCACGCACGTATACCTTGAGTAGAGGCTAGGCCCTGGGGGGATAGCAAAAGGAGAAGCAGAAGCGAGGAGTAAAGGAGCAGGAGCTTCATGGGGGAAGGGATTCAGCTCGATCGGCTCGACTGAAGCTCGGTGGTAGCTAAGCACTCACTGATGAATGAATGAGGGAAGCAGCCGGGTAGGGTACCGCTAGCCTGCTACTTATATCAAGGATCGCGCTCACATGGGCAGGGGTTCCTTGTAGCTGTGGTGCTGGGAATAAATGgtccacagagagagagagagggagaggttgagggaggGGTTGGCCCTGTCTATCTACAGTGGTGTGGTGTGCCAGTAGTACCACGGACGATGGCCATTGAATGCGGCTGAGCTCTGAAGCCATAAAGGTTTCGTGCAGCGGCGTCAGagccagagggagaggggggagcacAAGAGTTGGGGGGAGAGAGAGGCAGCAGGAGGGCACAAGGGCTGGGGGCAGAGACAGCGACGCATGCCTGCCTACCTCCCTCCTTCACATTGCACTGCATGCACGGCAGCAGGGGCACGGATTAGCGAGGTCCTTTGCTCCAGCCATGCGAGAAAAGAAACAGCTCTCGAGCGAGAAACGAAGCAGGGGGGATGAGATGAGATGCGATGCAAGGGAGCAGAGCACTTGCGTGGAGCTGGGCTCGTTTCCAAAATAGCGGGGACCCGCCTGTGCCCCTGTGCAGACCCTTCTTCCCTGCAAGCGAAACGGGGATCGGAAAATAGGGCGGGCCAAGAATTTCAACCCAACAGGCAGCTAGCTAGGATGGATAACGATGCTAGTACTTCTTGATCTTCAGTTCAGTCCACACccccgatgatgatggtgatgtcagATACGGAGATACCCCGTTCTGTTTCTCTCTTGGTACATTTCAGGCTCATGAGGTTGgcttttttttttcttgttttttaaacGAGGCAAAAGAGTTGCCATTTCATTAATTAAAAAGAGATGGTTTCATAAAGAGCATCTGCAACCTGACCCCTTCAACCGTTCTTAAACGCTCGGGTGCCGCCCGGTCACGAAATTTCGACCTAACCGGGCCTCTCAAACCGCCCTCAAACGCCCAGGATGACCGGCacccccatatccagcccaaatatgaggcAGATATGGGGGAGCCCGGACGTGCCCGGGCACGCCCGCCACACCGGTCTAGCAGCGTGGCCCCACACGAACTCGTCAGGAAACCCGACAGTCCGACGGGAGCCTCGACCGTCGCCGCGGTGTGAACGCCGCGTGGTGCCGCTCCGGCTCCCCACCCGAGGCTGTAGCTAGCTATTTAAGCTGACCGGCGCCCCCAGCCCTAGCACATCCGCCTCTTCCCTCCCTCTGCCACCACTCGAGCCCGTTAGCCATGCCCAGCGCTGCCGCTACTACACGATCCAGCACCGTCTCTTTCTCCTTGAGCAGGTCCGAACCCGTAGGGAAGCGGGGCTACCTCTGGAACCAGAGGAGGatttcgaggaggaggaggaggaggtgccggCGAAGGAGGAAGAGGAGCCGGCGGacagggaagaggaggaggaggaggagtcggcgGAGGAGGCGCCACCGCTAGAtgtgggggaggaggaggcgccggcgATGGAGGACGTGGATATGTGGCCGGAGCAGCACACCATCCTGAACTCCATCCGCTCGGAGTCGGCTACAGAGGCCAGGCCTCGCCGTCGGCAATAGATGGAGGCGGCGTAGGCGGCTCTGGCTCCGGCGACTCAGGCCATCTCCGACAATGACAAAATTTGAGTAGTATAGAACGTAGTACGTAGCTATATATTCTGCATGATTTTGTATGGATTTacgaaaagggtttccccccgctttatattataaagcaacgaaCCGAGCATCCAACATAGCAGTACAAAGTACAATCAAGTCATAAAGTCACGCTGGGGGCACAACAAGACAAGCCCCAAACAAAGCTAAAACAGAAGCTAATCCGGCTCGggaggtgatggtggtggtggcggaggaggAGCAAATGCCGACGCCGAAGAACGAAGTCCAGCTATGATGTTGTCGATGGCGTCCCAGTCTCGCCACTTGCTAAGCGGTCTCCAAAGCTGTAAGAAGCCACACATTCTATAGATCGCATCAATCACACAACATGGAATCACGTGCTCTATGACTAGTTTATTACGATTACACCATAGGTTCCACGCTAGGGTGCCCAAAGCCACCCATGTGTGTGTGTNNNNNNNNNNNNNNNNNNNNNNNNNNNNNNNNNNNNNNNNNNNNNNNNNNNNNNNNNNNNNNNNNNNNNNNNNNNNNNNNNNNNNNNNNNNNNNNNNNNNNNNNNNNNNNNNNNNNNNNNNNNNNNNNNNNNNNNNNNNNNNNNNNNNNNNNNNNNNNNNNNNNNNNNNNNNNNNNNNNNNNNNNNNNNNNNNNNNNNNNNNNNNNNNNNNNNNNNNNNNNNNNNNNNNNNNNNNNNNNNNNNNNNNNNNNNNNNNNNNNNNNNNNNNNNNNNNNNNNNNNNNNNNNNNNNNNNNNNNNNNNNNNNNNNNNNNNNNNNNNNNNNNNNNNNNNNNNNNNNNNNNNNNNNNNNNNNNNNNNNNNNNNNNNNNNNNNNNNNNNNNNNNNNNNNNNNNNNNNNNNNNNNNNNNNNNNNNNNNNNNNNNNNNNNNNNNNNNNNNNNNNNNNNNNNNNNNNNNNNNNNNNNNNNNNNNNNNNNNNNNNNNNNNNNNNNNNNNNNNNNNNNNNNNNNNNNNNNNNNNNNCCGGGAGgttgtcgtggcaccagctgccacCAACCGCCTCCTGGAAGCAGCTCCATAGGAACTGCGCCACATGGCACCAGAAGAAGATGTGATTACAGTCTTTCGGTACCAAACAGATGGGGCAGAGGCCATCCCCAGGGCCGTTACGTTTGTGGACCTCCGTACCCGAAGGGAGGCGGCCGCGGACCCATTGCCAGAGGAATATGCGGATTTTCAAGGGGAGTTTGATCTCCCAAAGGACCGCTAGTTCCACTGGCCTAGGAGTGGGAACAATCGCCCGATATAGGGATCTAGTCAAGAATCTGCCACTTGACTCGAGATGCCAAGATATCGAATCGGGCTCCAGGAAGGGGGGTGGAGGGCAATACACTCGAGCAATTCATCCCATCGCTCGAGTTCCACCGCCCCGAAGGTACGGCGGAAGGCAATAGCGCCCAAATCAGCTAAGGCCACGGCCACAGATAGCTGTGGGCGGACGCAGATCACGAACAACGCATAAAAGCGGACCGCAAAGTGACAGGTCCCTACCCATTGATCTAGCCAGAACAGGGTGCCAGATCCGGTACCTACTTTAATGGAGGTCCCAATGCGTAGGACCGGCATCAGACGGATCACCGATTGCCAGAATTGGGACCCACCAGATCTAGGGGTGAATGCCAGTGGCTGCCCGCGAAGGTACTTCGCGTGGATAACCTCAAGCCACAGGCCGCCCTCATCGGTTTGAATCCGCCAAAGCCATTTGGAGAGGAGGGCAATATTCATCCGCTTGGAAGAAATAACCCCAAGGCCTCCTTGGTCTTTAGGCTTATAGATCTCAGACCAATTTACCATGTGATACTTCTGTCTATTGTTCTCTCCAGCCCAGAAGAATCTGGAGGGAAGTTTGGTGACCTCATGATGAAGAGATTCATGCAGACTATAGGATCCCATGACATACATCAATAGGCTAATAAATGAGGAGTTCATCAAAATCACTCGAGCGGCTTTAGATAGCCATCTCCCCTGGTAGGGCTCCATCCTAGGCTGGAGCTTGGCGATTTAGGGGCTGGATATGGGAGAGCTGTATGTGGAGAAGGAAATATGAGGTGTGCCCGGTCAGTGCCCGCGGACGCGGTCGGGCGGGTTCACGGACGTTTGAGGGACCGAATTTGCCAAGTCCGGTTGTAGATGTTCTAAGTTCCAAACAACAGCCACACAGTGGTAAAATAGAGCAGTTACCCGCGAGGTAAAATGACATCGAAACCCTTGACACTCATCGTTACCCACAACCTAGCCTCCTCAAGGACCCTATCCACAATGATCATCGAAGGGGTGGAGTTGTTTGAGAAGACCCTAGCGTTCCTCTTGCATAGCTCCCAGAAAACAAGCATCAGGAGGGAGCCTAGTCCTTTTCTACTTGGTGATCTCGTGAGGACGATCTTGTTCCACCAATCTTTGACAATGACCATAGTTGACCAATGACTTGTCCTAATATCATTCAAGCCAATCTATGCCTTGACTGCTTTCCAAATAGCAGTTA
This window encodes:
- the LOC119293309 gene encoding EPIDERMAL PATTERNING FACTOR-like protein 2, with the translated sequence MKLLLLYSSLLLLLLLSPQGLASTQGRGPMHYQLKEPASKVVEGAEAMSAVRIGSRPPRCEGRCALCGRCEAVQVPVAPRDKGGSHFRLSGAFGGDDDEGSTNYKPLNWKCRCADRRPILNP
- the LOC119294906 gene encoding GDP-mannose transporter GONST1-like isoform X2 — protein: MRSFSVDDVDLEDVEASKERDRPSHFLRLPNIQNQSLLSGLAYCIASCSMILVNKFVLSGYGFNAGIFLMLYQNIVSVTIVSALSISGVIPTEPLTWRLIKVWLPVNIIFVGMLITSMFSLKYINVAMLTILKNVANVLTASGETYFFKKQHDRQVWISLMLMIISAIAGGVTDLSFHAVGYTWQILNCFLTASYSLTLRHVMDSAKEATRSGNLNELSMVLLNNVLSLPLGVILVLGFNEVEYLLETPLLRMPTFWLVITASGVLGLAISFTSMWFLRQTSATTYSLVGSLNKIPLSIAGILLFKVRTSMENSISIMFGLLAGVFFARAKLRENSQS
- the LOC119294906 gene encoding GDP-mannose transporter GONST1-like isoform X1 — protein: MRIQQLGNHVDPGTPTGRKSPEITTTSPLVNGEKSKLWDQIGGQGALASPMRREIGNRSLMRSFSVDDVDLEDVEASKERDRPSHFLRLPNIQNQSLLSGLAYCIASCSMILVNKFVLSGYGFNAGIFLMLYQNIVSVTIVSALSISGVIPTEPLTWRLIKVWLPVNIIFVGMLITSMFSLKYINVAMLTILKNVANVLTASGETYFFKKQHDRQVWISLMLMIISAIAGGVTDLSFHAVGYTWQILNCFLTASYSLTLRHVMDSAKEATRSGNLNELSMVLLNNVLSLPLGVILVLGFNEVEYLLETPLLRMPTFWLVITASGVLGLAISFTSMWFLRQTSATTYSLVGSLNKIPLSIAGILLFKVRTSMENSISIMFGLLAGVFFARAKLRENSQS